The following coding sequences lie in one Hyalangium ruber genomic window:
- a CDS encoding OmpA family protein: MRPSRTFPPLACLRASLLTAVLATSLAHAQAPNEWNTFPPSSPPSSSTPATPAPTPEKQPDAQPPPASAAPVPAAPTPAADAPSKPAAEPAAAPPPTPAATPPAATAKPEPTPTKPAEPEPAVVSTQERFLPGSEPHSPSTLGNPWNDRKNLRHTSGMVGGVGLLRVAGSDPGPRGLLRFSATGEYFANSNFPVQDAENTRTSGTFALSYVPLEFLEVFGAYTVSANTNSRSSPNLIQALGDISLGARGSRQWAPGFRAGAELRVMSFSGVGNQDVDRYAFGFAPRVLATYDVREFNEKVPLRAHANLGLIFDGTGDLVNSTRLNAAEEYALNVNRYNRLGLGLGVEAPLTAVTPFLEFNLAYPLGTESGGLVSPDGRLVSAASAAQKTLGLGAKVTALRDITFTVGAEFGLTRTVGLGVPATPPFNLFFGASYTVDLLQRGTTTKIVETVRERKVDGPAALQTGQVSGVVVDAQTRKPLAGVLVTVPGAGLPPVATDPATGRFLTHALPAGGVRLAIQKEGYKLVEQDATLTAGQTTTVEVAMEAVAKPAAFAFSTTSKKKPVAATLRLKGAKEQELTLSESSTAPTKVEVPAGSYVVNVLAPGYLAQTRAVQVAEGATQELAFELEPEPKKKLVEVKENKLELLQPVQFSPGKTVILADSYPLLAQVVDAIVRNDLQRLRIEGHTDNQGNPELNLQLSKERAQAVATYLTQAGIDASRLEVVGHGDTKPIAPNLTPRGRELNRRVEFFILER; this comes from the coding sequence GTGCGTCCTTCGCGAACCTTCCCGCCGCTCGCCTGCCTGCGTGCCTCCTTGCTGACGGCGGTCCTCGCCACGAGCCTCGCTCACGCTCAGGCTCCCAACGAGTGGAATACCTTTCCGCCCAGTTCCCCACCCTCCTCTTCCACGCCAGCCACTCCGGCCCCCACCCCTGAGAAGCAGCCGGACGCGCAGCCGCCTCCCGCGTCCGCCGCTCCCGTGCCGGCCGCTCCCACGCCCGCCGCTGACGCTCCTTCGAAGCCGGCCGCCGAACCTGCCGCCGCCCCGCCGCCCACGCCGGCCGCGACGCCTCCCGCCGCCACCGCGAAGCCGGAGCCGACCCCGACGAAGCCCGCCGAGCCGGAGCCCGCCGTCGTCTCCACGCAGGAGCGCTTCCTTCCGGGCAGCGAGCCGCACAGCCCCTCCACCCTGGGCAACCCGTGGAATGATCGGAAGAACCTGCGCCACACCTCGGGCATGGTGGGCGGCGTAGGGCTCTTGCGCGTGGCGGGCTCGGATCCGGGCCCCCGTGGACTGCTGCGCTTCTCCGCCACGGGCGAGTACTTCGCCAACTCCAACTTCCCCGTGCAGGACGCGGAGAACACGCGCACCTCCGGTACCTTCGCGCTCTCCTACGTGCCGCTCGAGTTCCTCGAGGTCTTCGGCGCCTACACCGTCTCGGCGAACACCAACTCGCGCTCCTCGCCCAACCTGATCCAGGCCCTGGGGGACATCTCCCTGGGCGCGCGAGGCTCGCGCCAGTGGGCCCCCGGCTTCCGGGCCGGCGCCGAGCTGCGCGTCATGTCCTTCTCCGGCGTGGGCAACCAGGACGTCGACCGGTATGCCTTCGGCTTCGCCCCGCGCGTGCTCGCCACCTATGACGTGCGCGAGTTCAACGAGAAGGTGCCGCTGCGCGCCCACGCCAACCTCGGGCTGATCTTCGACGGCACGGGCGATCTGGTGAACAGCACCCGCCTGAACGCGGCCGAGGAGTACGCGCTCAACGTCAACCGCTACAACCGCCTCGGCCTGGGGCTCGGGGTGGAGGCGCCGCTGACGGCGGTGACGCCGTTCCTCGAGTTCAACCTGGCCTACCCGCTGGGCACGGAGAGCGGAGGGCTGGTGTCGCCCGATGGGCGGCTCGTGTCCGCGGCCAGCGCGGCGCAGAAGACGCTGGGCCTGGGCGCCAAGGTCACCGCTCTGCGCGACATCACCTTCACCGTGGGCGCCGAGTTCGGCCTCACCCGCACGGTGGGCCTGGGCGTGCCGGCCACCCCACCCTTCAACCTGTTCTTCGGCGCCTCCTATACGGTGGATCTGCTCCAGCGCGGCACCACCACGAAGATCGTCGAGACGGTGCGCGAGCGGAAGGTGGACGGCCCCGCGGCGCTCCAGACGGGACAGGTCTCCGGCGTGGTGGTGGACGCCCAGACGCGCAAGCCCCTGGCGGGCGTGCTGGTGACGGTGCCTGGCGCCGGGCTGCCGCCGGTGGCGACGGATCCCGCGACCGGGCGCTTCCTCACCCACGCGCTGCCCGCGGGCGGCGTGCGCCTGGCCATCCAGAAGGAGGGCTACAAGCTCGTGGAGCAGGACGCCACGCTCACGGCGGGGCAGACGACCACGGTGGAGGTGGCCATGGAGGCCGTGGCCAAACCGGCCGCCTTCGCCTTCTCCACCACCTCCAAGAAGAAGCCGGTGGCGGCCACCCTGCGGCTGAAGGGCGCCAAGGAGCAGGAACTCACCCTCTCCGAGTCTTCCACCGCGCCCACGAAGGTGGAGGTGCCCGCCGGCAGCTACGTGGTGAACGTCCTCGCGCCGGGCTACCTGGCGCAGACGCGAGCGGTTCAGGTGGCCGAGGGCGCCACGCAGGAGCTGGCCTTCGAGCTGGAGCCCGAGCCGAAGAAGAAGCTGGTGGAGGTGAAGGAGAACAAGCTGGAGCTGCTCCAGCCCGTCCAGTTCAGCCCCGGCAAGACGGTCATCCTCGCTGACAGCTACCCGCTGCTGGCCCAGGTGGTGGACGCCATCGTGCGCAACGATCTCCAGCGCCTGCGCATCGAGGGCCACACGGACAATCAGGGCAACCCGGAGCTCAACCTCCAACTGTCCAAGGAACGGGCGCAGGCGGTGGCCACCTACCTCACCCAGGCGGGCATCGACGCATCGCGTCTGGAGGTCGTGGGACACGGCGACACGAAGCCCATCGCCCCCAACCTCACGCCCCGAGGCCGAGAGCTCAACCGGCGCGTGGAGTTCTTCATCCTCGAGCGGTGA